A genomic window from Tautonia rosea includes:
- the nadB gene encoding L-aspartate oxidase has product MIASLELPRRYLIPFDPRDLPHHFADVLIIGGGLAGLRTALGVDPSARVLVVTKDQIRESNSTYAQGGIASVLDPEDHFDDHVADTLAAGKGLCDRNVVETVVREAPGRIAELIDWGTVFDQVNGQVALGLEGGHSHARIVHALGDATGREVMRAVVAQTQSRSNVRIWQNSFTIDLLTFEGRCRGAIVWDRRRGPSLIWARATLLATGGAGQLYRESTNPPIATGDGHALAYRAGAELRDMEFIQFHPTVLYIAGSSRHLLTEAIRGEGAYLRDCNGHRFMPEYHPDAELAPRDDVSRAIVAQMARTQHPCVFLDLSHLDPALVRRRFPSIDTLLLGFGLDITRDQIPIRPGAHYMIGGITVDLDGRTDVPGLWAAGEVTSSGLHGANRLASNSLLEGLVYGARAAEDINRSLHGPIPSLLEVPPIAVDRHEVAHEPLDLADIRNSLRAQMWRNVGITRDARGLDEAARQVAFWCRYVLDQSFDNPDGWVLQNMLTVAHLIIAGASAREESRGTHTRRDFPEPRVEWERPVSFRRPRLPEDSAPIDPALVS; this is encoded by the coding sequence ATGATCGCTTCGCTTGAGCTTCCCCGACGTTACCTGATCCCGTTCGACCCAAGAGACCTGCCCCACCATTTCGCCGATGTCCTGATCATCGGTGGCGGACTGGCCGGACTCCGCACCGCGCTCGGTGTCGATCCGTCGGCTCGAGTCCTCGTCGTCACCAAGGACCAGATCCGAGAAAGCAACAGCACCTACGCTCAGGGCGGCATCGCCTCGGTCCTCGATCCCGAAGACCACTTCGATGACCACGTGGCCGACACGCTCGCTGCGGGCAAGGGACTCTGCGATCGGAACGTGGTCGAAACCGTTGTCCGAGAAGCGCCGGGCCGCATTGCCGAACTCATTGACTGGGGGACCGTCTTCGACCAGGTCAACGGTCAGGTCGCCCTCGGCCTCGAAGGAGGTCATTCCCACGCTCGAATCGTCCACGCGCTCGGAGACGCCACCGGCCGAGAGGTGATGCGGGCCGTCGTCGCCCAGACTCAGTCACGCTCGAATGTCCGGATCTGGCAGAACAGCTTCACCATCGACCTCCTGACCTTCGAGGGCCGATGCCGAGGAGCCATCGTCTGGGACCGCCGCCGAGGACCGTCCTTGATCTGGGCCAGGGCCACCCTCCTGGCGACCGGAGGGGCCGGGCAGCTCTACCGAGAGTCGACCAATCCCCCCATCGCCACCGGCGACGGTCACGCTCTCGCCTACCGCGCCGGGGCCGAGTTGCGTGACATGGAATTCATCCAGTTCCACCCGACGGTCCTCTACATTGCCGGATCGTCTCGCCATCTCCTGACCGAAGCCATCCGAGGCGAAGGGGCCTACCTGCGAGACTGCAACGGCCACCGGTTCATGCCCGAATACCACCCCGATGCCGAACTCGCCCCCCGCGACGACGTCTCACGCGCCATTGTCGCCCAGATGGCCCGCACACAGCACCCGTGTGTCTTCCTTGACCTCTCGCACCTTGATCCCGCCCTCGTCCGCCGACGGTTCCCCAGCATTGACACGCTCCTGCTCGGGTTCGGCCTGGACATTACTCGGGATCAAATTCCCATTCGTCCCGGGGCCCATTACATGATCGGCGGCATCACCGTCGACCTCGACGGCCGGACCGACGTCCCCGGCCTTTGGGCTGCGGGCGAGGTCACCAGCTCGGGCCTCCACGGCGCGAATCGCCTGGCCTCGAACAGCCTGCTCGAAGGCCTCGTCTACGGGGCCCGAGCGGCCGAGGACATCAACCGATCCCTCCACGGTCCCATCCCCTCCCTCCTGGAAGTTCCTCCCATCGCCGTCGATCGCCACGAGGTCGCCCACGAACCACTCGACCTGGCCGACATCCGCAACTCGCTCCGTGCCCAGATGTGGCGCAATGTCGGCATCACCCGAGACGCCCGAGGGCTCGACGAGGCCGCCCGCCAGGTCGCTTTCTGGTGCCGATACGTCCTCGACCAGAGCTTCGACAACCCCGACGGCTGGGTCCTTCAGAACATGCTCACCGTCGCCCACCTGATCATCGCCGGGGCCTCGGCCCGCGAGGAGTCGCGAGGCACTCATACCCGCCGCGACTTCCCCGAACCTCGGGTCGAGTGGGAACGACCCGTCTCCTTCCGTCGTCCCCGACTTCCTGAAGACTCTGCCCCGATCGATCCGGCCCTCGTCTCCTGA